CATTTTGTGAAATTTCACTGGACACCAAAACAAGGTTTGAGTGCGCTGGTATGGGATGAAGCTCAAAAACTTGCGGGTAAAGATCCGGATTTCCACCGTCGTGATCTTTATGAAGCAATTGAGCAAGGTTTTTATCCAGAATGGGAACTCGGTGTGCAGATTGTCGAAGAAGAAGATGAAATGAACTTTGACTTCGATTTGCTGGACCCAACAAAAATTATTCCTGAAGAATTAGTACCTGTTACGCCAATTGGTCGATTCGTTTTAAATAGAAATGTAGACAACTTCTTTGCTGAAACAGAGCAGGTAGCTTTCTGTCCGGGTCATGTAGTACCTGGTATTGATTTTACAGATGACCCACTTTTACAAGCCCGTCTATTTTCATACACAGATACCCAGTTAAGCCGTTTAGGCGGACCAAACTTCCACCAAATTCCGATTAACAAACCTGTGTGTCCATTCCATAACAATCAACGTGATGGTATTCATCAGCATACCATTCATAAAGGACAGGCTGCATATCAACCAAACTCAATTGATGGAAATTGGCCAGTAGAAACACCGCCAGCGGCATCAAATGGTGGTTTTGAAAGTTATCCTGAAAAAATTAGTGGACATAAACTTCGTCAAAGAAGTGAGACGTTCTCTGATTATTTCTCTCAACCGCGACTATATTACAAAAGCCTTGCACCGCATGAACAAAAACATGTGGTCGATGCCTATACTTTTGAATTAAGTAAAGTTCAAAGAAAGCATATTCGTGAGCGTCAAGTTCAACAAATTTTGGCTAATATCGACTTAGATTTGGCACGCCAAGTAGGGGCAAATTTAGGTATTGAAGTGCCTGACTTAACCCTAAACTATAAGAAAACAGCAGTTGAAAAATCTGCCAAGTTATCTTTTTTAGCTTTCCCACCTGAAGATATTCAAGGTAGAAAAGTTGCCGTACTTATCCATAACATGGTGAAGTCTGACGCATTAGAAGCTATTAAAAACTGGGCAATTAAAGAAGGCGTAATCCTTCACTTACTAGCGCCGAGCTTGGCTCCAGTCAAAGATCATAAAGATAACGTTATTGTGGCTGATGGCATGCAAATGTCTGAGCCTTCAATTGCCTATGATGCGGTAATTATTCCGGATGGCGATAACCTAAATACGGTTATGCAAGACGGGGTAGCTCGCCATTACTTACTCGAAGCTTATAAGCACTTAAAGCCAATCGTATTTTTAGGTAATAAATCTGATTTGCTTGAACCATTAGGTTTAGTGGCGGATGAAGGAACTTTAATTGAAGATGAGTTCCAGCATGTTGCGGAAAAATTTAAGAACCTGATTAAAGCACACCGTGTTTGGTCACGAGAACAAATAGCCGCACATGTACCGGCTTAAATAAAAAAAGCCCTGAAAGTTTAAACGCTTTCAGGGCTTTTTCTAACTTATGTTATTAGCCATTAACAATTTGACCGCCATTTACATGAATAACCTGACCTGTAATATAACTTGCATCATCTGAGGCAAGGAAAAGATAAGCAGGTGCGACTTCACTTGGCTGACCCATTCTACCCATTGGGGTATCTTTACCAAACTTTTCGACAGTTTCAGCATCGAAACTACTTGGAATAAGGGGAGTCCAGATTGGGCCTGGTGCAACACCATTTACACGAATACCTTTTTTCTGCTTCATTAAATTGTTCGATAGACTACGAGTAAAAGAGGTAATTGCACCTTTAGTACTTGCATAGTCAATCAACTCATCATGACCTTGGTAACTGGTAATACTGGTGGTGTTAATAATGCTATCGCCTTCCTCCATATAAGGAATGGCTTCTTTGGTTAAATAAAACATGGCAAAAATATTTGTTTTAAATGTTTTTTCTAATTGTTCATTACTAATACTTTCAATTTCTTTTTGTTGATATTGCACACCCGCATTATTTACTAAAATATTAATTTTACCAAAATGCTGTAGAACCTTATCAATATTTTGTTTTGCAAGGTCTGGATCGGAAATATCACCTTTTAATAAAAGACATTGTTGTCCTTCCTTTTCAATAAGCTGTTTAGTAATTTCGGCATCTTGGTCTTCTTCAAGGTACAGTACAGCAATATCGGCACCTTCACGGGCAAATAGTACGGCAACTGAACGGCCTATACCGCTATCACCACCGCTAATGACGGCAACTTTGCCTTTTAGTTTTTCACTGCCTTTATGAGATGCTTTAATAATTTCTGGTTCAGGATGCATTTTCTCCTGATCACCTGGTTGATGAGGTTGAACTTGTGCAGGAACTTCTGATGGATACTGATTCGTTGTATTTTCCATGTCTAGACTACCTCTATTTAATTTTCAGTCCCTCTATATTGGTTAATCTGCACGTGAATATGAGTAAATAGTCTTTTTTAAAAAGTTGTCTTTGTTATTTTATATATAAGGATGTAAAAAAATATAACATATCAAGTTAGGTTAGATAATATCTAATAACTTAACCTTGTTTTTATCAATCATACTTTCAACAATTGATCGATTACCTGTATCATTTAGCCAATTTTCTATAGGTATATAATTAGATAAATCTAAAATTTCTTTTATTACTGTTTCCGCTTCGACTATATTTTTTAAGTCATCTTTATTTTTACTGTTTTTAACAACTGTATTATCTAGTAATTTTTTTATATCTTCCGTTTCAATATTTTTTGATTTAATAATATACAAGTCTCTCTGAAAAGGATGGCTTGCGTGAGGCGGGTCTAATCTATAGCTCCATTCTTGGTTATAATCTTGCCAAGAATTTTTTATTTGAATATTACTGAGTAAGATTTCAGGTACAGAAATATGAATATATTGTAGCGTTGAGTGTGTATGAATAGGTTGCATCATTCTTTTCTCACAAATATTATATATTAATTTTAAATCTTGATTTTAATCACTCAAGTAAAGTTTTTATGCAAAAGTAATAGTTTATGTTATTGTTTTTAAATAATTTTAATTATATTTTAGGTTTGTTTCTTCAATAGTGAAGATGTTTTTGTTTTTTATTGATTTGTACGTTATGAAAGTTTGTGTTATTTAGCCTGAATTTTTAAATGCATTTGTAAAAATATATTGTTATGTAGGTTTGAGTAATAATAAGTATGGTGAGTATTTAAAAAGTAAAATTAGCTAATAATTGATAAATATTTTAACTAAGAAAATCTTCATTTAAATAATGATGTTAGAGTTTTTATTTGAAATTTAAATTATATACATTTAAAAAGATTGAAACATAGCATGGGTATAAAAATATTTTAAATCTCTTATCTTAAATTTATCCGTTCAATAAAAGCGGTAGCGACTTATAATTTTAATATAGGAAGATATAACTATGGCTAATACTAGATATGAAGATGATAACAATAGTTCAGGTACTTCAAATCGTGGATTTGCAAGTATGGATCCTGAAAGAGTCAGAGAAATAGCCAGTAAAGGTGGGCGAGCTGCACATGCCAGTGGCAATGCGCATGAATTTACTTCAGAAGAAGCTCGTGAAGCTGGCCGTGCTGCACATGCCAGTGGTAACGCACATGAATTTACCTCAGAAGAGGCTCGTGAAGCTGGTGCTTTAAGTCATAAAAACGATGATCGTAATGGTCGTGGTCGCAGCCGTTATGATGACGACGAAGATGATGACCGCGGCCGTTCAAGCGGTCGAGGCCGTGGCCGCAGTCGTTATGATGATGACGACGAAGATGATGATCGCGGTCGCTCAGGCGGTCGAGGCCGTGGCCGCAGTCGTGATGACGACGATGAAGATGATGATCGCGGTCGCTCAGGCGGTCGAGGCCGTGGTCGCAGTCGTGATGACGACGATGAAGATGATGATCGCGGTCGTTCGGGCGGTCGAGGCCGTGGTCGCAGTCGTGATGACGACGATGAAGATGATGATCGCGGTCGTTCGGGCGGTCGAGGTCGTGGTCGCAGCCGCCGTGATGATGACGATGAAGATGATGATCGCGGTCGCTCAGGTGGCCGAGGTCGTGGTCGCAGCCGTTATGATGACGACGATGAAGATGATGATCGCGGTCGTTCGGGCGGTCGAGGTCGTGGTCGCAGCCGTCGTGACGATGACGACGAAGATGATGATCGTGGCCGTTCAGGTGGCCGAGGCCGTGGTCGCAGCCGTTATGATGACGACGAAGATGATGATCGTGGCCGTTCAGGTGGCCGAGGCCGTGGTCGCAGCCGTCGTGACGATGACGACGAAGATGATGATCGTGGCCGTTCAGGTGGCCGAGGCCGTGGTCGCAGTCGTTATGATGACGACGATGAAGATGATGACCGTGGCCGTTCAGGTGGCCGAGGCCGTGGTCGCAGCCGTCGTGATGATGATGACGAAGATGATGATCGCGGTCGTTCAGGTGGTCGAGGCCGTGGCCGCAGTCGTTATGATGATGACGATGAAGATGAAGATCGTGGTCGTTCAGGTGGCCGAGGCCGTGGTCGCAGCCGTCGTGATGACGATGACGACGATGATGACCGCCGTGGCCGTTCAGATGGTCGTGGCCAGAACTCTCGTAATCAAAAACGCGATGCTTATGGACGCTTTACGTCTTAAGCAAACAGTTTTTGAGAATAAAGGAGGCATTATGCCTCCTTTATTTTTATTATTTTAAACTTATGAATGGGTAAGGGGATGTAAGCCTTTTACAATATCTGTGAATTCTGAGCCATTTAACCAAAATGATTTCTTTAAAAATAGTGTCGTCATAATACTTTCGGCTGCTTCACTTTCCGGATTTTCACAGAAAATTCCATAGCTTTCGCCTAATACCGCATCATTTTCAATAAGACGGATATAGTAAGCATGTTGTTCATCTGCATAACCTAAAACTGCATCACGTTGATTTTTCATTTCGCATGTCTCCATACCAAAAACTGAATCTAACTCATATTTAAGTGTTCAGAATTTCATTGATAAAAATCAAAACAGTCAGTAATAAGGACTATTTCACAATAGGTTTTGATTCTCTTCAACTTACCATTTCCGTTTTAACATCCCTGTTAAAAGCAAAATGGATTAAAATCTGATCATGAAATTTATTGTTATGCAAAAAAAATATTTCGTCAACTTGAAAATGTAACTTTTTCAAGTTACATTGTCTGTGTAGGATTTGAACGGTGAAATGGAGGCGATATGCCAAAGAAGAAAGAATTCGAGCATGGCGGTGCACGGGAAAACGCCGGCCGTAAAGCACAGTTCAATGAACCCACTAAAGTGATTCGTGTTCCTGAATCTCAAGTCAACTTTATCAAAAATTGGTTGCTGAATAATGTCAAAACCGATAACCAGACAGATTTCACTTCAAAACTAAAGATACAGCAGGTCCATCCGAACAACGATAAAATTTACCATATTCCTTTGGCGACAGAACGTGTTGCTGCGGGTTTCCCATCACCAGCGCAAGACGATATTGAGCAAGCACTCGATTTAAATGAATATTTAATTAGAAATGAAAATGCCACCTTTATTGTCAAAGCCAATTCGTTGTCTATGTTAGATGCCGGAATTGATATTGATGATCCGCTTATTGTGGACCGTAGTATTCCTGCTAAATCGGGCGATATTGTGATTGCACTTATCGACAATGATTTCACTGTTAAGCGCTTAATGATTGATACCCAATTTCAGCCCCCTAAAGTGTGGCTAAAAGCAGAAAACCCTGATTATCAAAATATTTATATTGAAGAGGGGCAAGAACTGGTGATTTGGGGAGTCGTGACCTATAACCTCAAACGAATGAGATAAATTTTTCTTATATTTATTATTTAAGTTACCGACCCGAAAAGTGAGTCAGTAACTTTTTCCTAAATGACTTTTAAATTTGTCCAATCAATAAACATGTTGCGATAACAACCATCAAACCGCCCGAAAAACGGCCCACTAACTGTGCTGCTTGTGGTCTGGTTTTCAAAATAGCCTCTGAACCATAACCCACCATTAAGTAAATAATCGCGCAGCTAATCATGTGCACAACACCGAAGGCAAGAATCTGTGTAGTTACGGACCATGAAGCAGTCGTGTCAATAAATTGAGGAAGCAGGGCTAAAAAGAGCAAAAAAACTTTCGGGTTTAATCCACTCACGTAAACGCCTTTGGTTGCCCAACTTAACCATGACTGAGCCTTTTCAGAATCAGACTCGTTCGGAGTTGGAGGGGTGAGTAATAAATTTATTCCCATCCATAATAAATAAGCAGAACCCGCAACAGTAAGGATCATCAGAGCAGTTGGGTTATTTGCTACAAGCATACCAACACCAGCCGCTACCAATAAAATCGTAATAAAGTGCCCAAATAGCATACCTGCAACAGCGGGTACGACGACTTTACCCTTAATACCTGCGGAAATGGCGTAGGCCCAGTCTGCCCCTGGCGTAATAATAAAAAGAATGGAGACACTCCAAAATGCAATAAAAATGTTAAAAGCCATATGCTTATCTCGGCAAACTATTTTCCAAAGGTTTCGCCCGTGGTTTAGAAAAAATCCCTATTTATTCGAGCTTGTTGAAAATAATATGCTCATGTATTTAGAATGTGCTTTTAAATGTTTGCTCATATCACATACATTTGGGGTAAATTTTTCTAAATGGATCGCATAGATAAAAAGATTCTTGCTGAATTGCAATTAAATGGCCGATTATCTATCACTGAGTTGGCAGAAAAAGTTGGTTTGAGCATTTCACCTTGTCATAGACGAGTGAAGGCTTTAGAAGAGTCGGGAGCTATCAAAGGCTATCGGGCAGAGCTCGACCCAAACTTAGTCGGTTTTGAGTTTTCAGCAATTGTTTTTATTACGCTTAAAGAAGGCGATAAACAGGCGGTTGAGAAGTTTGAAAATGCCGTGATTGAGATTCCGCAAATTATTCAGGCGCAGCGTTTGTTTGGTGAACCTGACTATTTACTCCATGTTGTCGCTAAAGATTTACCGGCTTTTCAGCGTTTATATGACGAAAAATTATCTGCTATTCCAAGTGTGCAACGGCTCATCTCAACCATTGTGATGAAAGATGTGGTGCCTGAGCGTTTATTTCCGATTGGCTAAATCATCAGATGTAAAAAAGAAGCTTTAAAGCTTCTTTTTTTAATTGGTAAAGGGGGCTAAGCATCGAGTGTTTTACACAAAGAACAAATTGTACCGTTATGTTTGTGAGAGAACATAATATCTGGACGCTCATAGCCTTGCTCACATACGCGGCAGTGATAAACAGTTGCTACTGGTGTACCTTCAGCATCGTAACGTGGTTCTTTAACGCCGTCATCGTGTGACTTGATGTAGTATTTTCCTTTGGTTAGTAGGCCCATGATTGGTGTTAATACAAAGGCAAGTACAAGCGCAATAATTGGAGAGTAAGGCGCTAGGAAACTACCCAGTAAGCCGAAGAATGCTGCAATTGATAAGCCTGCTGATACAAGGAACGCAACCATACCAACAGGGTTTACGTTGTAGAGCATGTCACGGCGGTATTCCGGTTCTTTTGGTGAAAGTTTTAAAACATATTTGTTGATCGAAATATCTGTTGCAACCACCACCACCCAAGCAATCGCAAAGTTTGAATAGAATCCTAAGATTTTAC
The window above is part of the Acinetobacter baumannii genome. Proteins encoded here:
- a CDS encoding DUF6367 family protein; its protein translation is MMQPIHTHSTLQYIHISVPEILLSNIQIKNSWQDYNQEWSYRLDPPHASHPFQRDLYIIKSKNIETEDIKKLLDNTVVKNSKNKDDLKNIVEAETVIKEILDLSNYIPIENWLNDTGNRSIVESMIDKNKVKLLDII
- a CDS encoding LysE family translocator, encoding MAFNIFIAFWSVSILFIITPGADWAYAISAGIKGKVVVPAVAGMLFGHFITILLVAAGVGMLVANNPTALMILTVAGSAYLLWMGINLLLTPPTPNESDSEKAQSWLSWATKGVYVSGLNPKVFLLFLALLPQFIDTTASWSVTTQILAFGVVHMISCAIIYLMVGYGSEAILKTRPQAAQLVGRFSGGLMVVIATCLLIGQI
- the katE gene encoding catalase HPII, which codes for MDMNDNTKSTNKTSEMAGADAANNKANTTQKTEQLDTVRDDATNEALTTNQGVKIADNQNSLRAGIRGSTLLEDFILREKITHFDHERIPERIVHARGVGAHGYFQAYEGNERLTKAGFLTDPTIQTPIFVRFSTVQGPRGSADTVRDIRGFAIKFYTQEGNFDLVGNNAPVFFVQDGIKFPDFVHAVKPEPDTEIPTGATAHDTFWDFVSLVPESAHAVIWAMSDRAIPRNLRSIQGFGVHTFRLINAEGKSHFVKFHWTPKQGLSALVWDEAQKLAGKDPDFHRRDLYEAIEQGFYPEWELGVQIVEEEDEMNFDFDLLDPTKIIPEELVPVTPIGRFVLNRNVDNFFAETEQVAFCPGHVVPGIDFTDDPLLQARLFSYTDTQLSRLGGPNFHQIPINKPVCPFHNNQRDGIHQHTIHKGQAAYQPNSIDGNWPVETPPAASNGGFESYPEKISGHKLRQRSETFSDYFSQPRLYYKSLAPHEQKHVVDAYTFELSKVQRKHIRERQVQQILANIDLDLARQVGANLGIEVPDLTLNYKKTAVEKSAKLSFLAFPPEDIQGRKVAVLIHNMVKSDALEAIKNWAIKEGVILHLLAPSLAPVKDHKDNVIVADGMQMSEPSIAYDAVIIPDGDNLNTVMQDGVARHYLLEAYKHLKPIVFLGNKSDLLEPLGLVADEGTLIEDEFQHVAEKFKNLIKAHRVWSREQIAAHVPA
- a CDS encoding KGG domain-containing protein, with the translated sequence MANTRYEDDNNSSGTSNRGFASMDPERVREIASKGGRAAHASGNAHEFTSEEAREAGRAAHASGNAHEFTSEEAREAGALSHKNDDRNGRGRSRYDDDEDDDRGRSSGRGRGRSRYDDDDEDDDRGRSGGRGRGRSRDDDDEDDDRGRSGGRGRGRSRDDDDEDDDRGRSGGRGRGRSRDDDDEDDDRGRSGGRGRGRSRRDDDDEDDDRGRSGGRGRGRSRYDDDDEDDDRGRSGGRGRGRSRRDDDDEDDDRGRSGGRGRGRSRYDDDEDDDRGRSGGRGRGRSRRDDDDEDDDRGRSGGRGRGRSRYDDDDEDDDRGRSGGRGRGRSRRDDDDEDDDRGRSGGRGRGRSRYDDDDEDEDRGRSGGRGRGRSRRDDDDDDDDRRGRSDGRGQNSRNQKRDAYGRFTS
- a CDS encoding Lrp/AsnC family transcriptional regulator; its protein translation is MDRIDKKILAELQLNGRLSITELAEKVGLSISPCHRRVKALEESGAIKGYRAELDPNLVGFEFSAIVFITLKEGDKQAVEKFENAVIEIPQIIQAQRLFGEPDYLLHVVAKDLPAFQRLYDEKLSAIPSVQRLISTIVMKDVVPERLFPIG
- a CDS encoding LexA family protein, producing MPKKKEFEHGGARENAGRKAQFNEPTKVIRVPESQVNFIKNWLLNNVKTDNQTDFTSKLKIQQVHPNNDKIYHIPLATERVAAGFPSPAQDDIEQALDLNEYLIRNENATFIVKANSLSMLDAGIDIDDPLIVDRSIPAKSGDIVIALIDNDFTVKRLMIDTQFQPPKVWLKAENPDYQNIYIEEGQELVIWGVVTYNLKRMR
- a CDS encoding SDR family oxidoreductase, producing MENTTNQYPSEVPAQVQPHQPGDQEKMHPEPEIIKASHKGSEKLKGKVAVISGGDSGIGRSVAVLFAREGADIAVLYLEEDQDAEITKQLIEKEGQQCLLLKGDISDPDLAKQNIDKVLQHFGKINILVNNAGVQYQQKEIESISNEQLEKTFKTNIFAMFYLTKEAIPYMEEGDSIINTTSITSYQGHDELIDYASTKGAITSFTRSLSNNLMKQKKGIRVNGVAPGPIWTPLIPSSFDAETVEKFGKDTPMGRMGQPSEVAPAYLFLASDDASYITGQVIHVNGGQIVNG